A window of Equus caballus isolate H_3958 breed thoroughbred chromosome 10, TB-T2T, whole genome shotgun sequence contains these coding sequences:
- the LOC102149950 gene encoding hyaluronan synthase 1: MRQDVPKPSPAARHCSGLVRRVLTIAFALLILGLMTWAYAAGVPLASDRYGLLALGLAGAFLSADLVAQSLFAYLQHRRGAGAEDPWRLVVEALVRPRRCVCGSALGLQAPGRVRRLQGAGRRLWSEKNSQAFGNQSTEVFRVLCVL; this comes from the exons ATGAGACAG GACGTCCCCAAGCCCAGCCCTGCAGCGCGCCACTGCTCTGGCCTGGTCCGGCGGGTGCTGACCATCGCCTTCGCGCTGCTCATCCTGGGCCTCATGACCTGGGCCTACGCCGCGGGCGTGCCGCTGGCCTCCGATCGCTACGGCCTCCTGGCCTTGGGCCTCGCCGGGGCCTTCCTGTCGGCGGACCTGGTGGCGCAGAGCCTCTTCGCGTACCTGCAGCACCGGCGGGGCGCGGGCGCCGAGGACCCCTGGCGGCTGGTGGTGGAGGCGCTGGTGAGGCCGCGCAGGTGCGTGTGTGGCTCAGCGCTGGGGCTGCAAGCGCCAGGTCGTGTACGCCGCCTTCAAGGCGCTGGGCGCCGCCTTTGGAGTGAGAAAAACTCCCAGGCATTTGGTAACCAGAGTACAGAAGTGTTCAGAGTATTGTGTGTTTTGTAA
- the LOC100065524 gene encoding zinc finger protein 605 isoform X1 translates to MTKSQGLLSFSDVAVDFSWEEWQLLDTVQKNLYRDVMLENYSNLMSLGSQAAKPEAVVDLEKGEEQGRVEGEFPSQCIPEVMWQVYDWYQEDPEKDEPVERDHENNALGKIFSLSQNFVPCVERPHKCISRGISLKQNANFQSKNYAEMNCDELNGHRKLFFYTLCEASHTRAQYYEHNLCAKAFSMVTNLKRCRRIHIEGKPYECSECPKSFRYRSKLIIHQRTHTGEKPYRCDECQKAFSTKCHLTLHQRTHTGEKPYGCTECQKSFRTKYHLILHHRTHTGEKPYECKECGKAYREKTKLRLHYRTHTGEKPFECSDCGKGFMQKSNLIIHQRIHTGDKPYGCGDCEKAFCSKSQLVVHQRIHTGEKSYECRECGKAFNKNSHLMTHQRIHIGEKPYECSECGKAFVHTSQLIVHQRNHTGRKPYECKECGKAFNKKSHFVTHERIHTGEKPYECSECGKAFIDNSQLIVHRRTHTGEKPYECKECRKAFNKRSSLITHQRIHTGEKPYECSECGKSFIDKSHLIVHQRTHTGEKPYECSECGKAFIRKAMLIVHQRTHTGEKPFACLECQKAFSSMAMLSRHQLIHTGEKPHGCNECGKTFRQKSHLIIHQRCHTGEKPYGCIPCGQIFNQKSQLIRHQRRHTGEKPYQCTQCGKAFFEKSYLNVHQRSHAGQKPYECSQCGKTFSVKFFLTSHEEIHRAKKSQEHSECWKDFSEMPHLTEYKRIHTRETL, encoded by the exons ATGACCAAGTCCCAG GGCTTATTGTCATTCAGTGATGTGGCTGTGGATTTCTCCTGGGAAGAATGGCAGCTACTAGACACTGTTCAGAAGAACCTCTACCGGGATGTGATGCTGGAAAATTATAGCAACCTAATGTCATTGG GTTCTCAAGCTGCCAAGCCAGAAGCAGTGGTCGActtggagaaaggagaagaacaaGGAAGGGTAGAGGGGGAGTTCCCAAGTCAGTGTATTCCAG aagtaATGTGGCAAGTTTATGATTGGTATCAGGAAGATCCTGAGAAGGATGAACCTGTGGAGAGAGATCATGAAAATAATgcattgggaaaaatattttctctcagccaAAACTTTGTTCCATGTGTAGAAAGACCCCATAAATGTATCTCAAGAGGAATAAGTTTGAAACAAAATGCAAATTTTCAGAGTAAAAACTATGCAGAAATGAACTGTGATGAGTTAAATGgtcataggaaattatttttctatactcTATGTGAAGCCTCCCATACTCGAGCCCAGTACTATGAACATAATTTATGTGCAAAGGCTTTCAGCATGGTGACAAATCTTAAGAGATGTCGCAGAATTCACATAGAAgggaaaccttatgaatgtagtGAATGTCCAAAATCCTTCAGGTATAGGTCAAAACTCATAATACACCAGAGAACTCACACAGGGGAAAAGCCGTACAGATGTGATGAATGTCAGAAAGCTTTCAGTACCAAATGTCATCTCACTCTGCACCAGAgaactcatacaggagagaaaccgtATGGATGTACGGAGTGTCAGAAATCTTTCAGAACAAAGTATCATCTCATTCTACACCATAGgactcatacaggagagaaaccctatgaatgcaaagaatgtgggaaagcttaCAGGGAGAAGACGAAGCTCAGATTACATTACAGaacacacacaggagagaaacctttTGAGTGTAGTGATTGTGGGAAAGGTTTTATGCAGAAGTCAAACCTGATTATCCATCAAAGAATTCATACGGGAGATAAACCCTATGGATGTGGAGACTGTGAAAAGGCCTTCTGTAGTAAATCTCAGCTTGTTGTTCACCAGCGAATTCATACAGGAGAAAAATCTTATGAATGcagggaatgtgggaaagccttcaatAAAAACTCGCACCTCATGacacatcagagaattcatataggagagaaaccttatgaatgtagtGAATGTGGAAAAGCTTTTGTACACACATCACAGCTCATTGTACATCAGAGAAATCATACTGGAAGAAAACCGTATGAAtgcaaggaatgtgggaaagcttttaacAAAAAGTCACACTTTGTAACACAtgagagaattcatactggagagaagccatatgaatgcagtgaatgtggaaaagcTTTCATAGACAACTCACAGCTTATTGTTCATCGAAgaactcatacaggagagaaaccttatgaatgcaAGGAATGTAGGAAAGCCTTTAATAAAAGGTCATCTCTCATAacacatcagagaattcatacaggagagaagccttatgaatgcagtgaatgtggaaaGTCTTTTATAGACAAGTCACATCTCATTGTCCATCAGAgaactcatacaggagagaaaccctatgaatgcagtgaatgtggaaaagcTTTCATACGAAAGGCAATGCTCATTGTACATCAGAGGAcacatacaggagagaaaccctttgCGTGTCTTGAATGCCAGAAAGCTTTTAGCAGTATGGCAATGCTCAGTAGACATCAGTTgattcatacaggagagaaaccccaTGGATGCAATGAATGTGGAAAAACTTTCCGGCAAAAAAGCCATCTTATTATCCATCAACGATgccatactggagagaaaccctatggaTGCATTCCATGTGGTCAAATCTTCAACCAGAAGTCACAGCTCATTAGACATCAGAGAcgtcacacaggagagaaaccgtATCAGTGCACtcaatgtgggaaagcctttttTGAGAAATCATACCTCAATGTCCATCAGAGAAGTCATGCAGGACAGAAACCTTATGAATGCAGTCAGTGTGGGAAAACTTTCTCTGTCAAGTTCTTTCTTACTTCACATGAGGAAATTCATAGAGCAAAGAAGTCTCAGGAACACAGCGAGTGCTGGAAAGACTTTAGTGAGATGCCACATCTCACTGAATACAAAAGAATTCACACAAGAGAGACCCTTTGA
- the LOC100065524 gene encoding zinc finger protein 268 isoform X2 translates to MLENYSNLMSLGSQAAKPEAVVDLEKGEEQGRVEGEFPSQCIPEVMWQVYDWYQEDPEKDEPVERDHENNALGKIFSLSQNFVPCVERPHKCISRGISLKQNANFQSKNYAEMNCDELNGHRKLFFYTLCEASHTRAQYYEHNLCAKAFSMVTNLKRCRRIHIEGKPYECSECPKSFRYRSKLIIHQRTHTGEKPYRCDECQKAFSTKCHLTLHQRTHTGEKPYGCTECQKSFRTKYHLILHHRTHTGEKPYECKECGKAYREKTKLRLHYRTHTGEKPFECSDCGKGFMQKSNLIIHQRIHTGDKPYGCGDCEKAFCSKSQLVVHQRIHTGEKSYECRECGKAFNKNSHLMTHQRIHIGEKPYECSECGKAFVHTSQLIVHQRNHTGRKPYECKECGKAFNKKSHFVTHERIHTGEKPYECSECGKAFIDNSQLIVHRRTHTGEKPYECKECRKAFNKRSSLITHQRIHTGEKPYECSECGKSFIDKSHLIVHQRTHTGEKPYECSECGKAFIRKAMLIVHQRTHTGEKPFACLECQKAFSSMAMLSRHQLIHTGEKPHGCNECGKTFRQKSHLIIHQRCHTGEKPYGCIPCGQIFNQKSQLIRHQRRHTGEKPYQCTQCGKAFFEKSYLNVHQRSHAGQKPYECSQCGKTFSVKFFLTSHEEIHRAKKSQEHSECWKDFSEMPHLTEYKRIHTRETL, encoded by the exons ATGCTGGAAAATTATAGCAACCTAATGTCATTGG GTTCTCAAGCTGCCAAGCCAGAAGCAGTGGTCGActtggagaaaggagaagaacaaGGAAGGGTAGAGGGGGAGTTCCCAAGTCAGTGTATTCCAG aagtaATGTGGCAAGTTTATGATTGGTATCAGGAAGATCCTGAGAAGGATGAACCTGTGGAGAGAGATCATGAAAATAATgcattgggaaaaatattttctctcagccaAAACTTTGTTCCATGTGTAGAAAGACCCCATAAATGTATCTCAAGAGGAATAAGTTTGAAACAAAATGCAAATTTTCAGAGTAAAAACTATGCAGAAATGAACTGTGATGAGTTAAATGgtcataggaaattatttttctatactcTATGTGAAGCCTCCCATACTCGAGCCCAGTACTATGAACATAATTTATGTGCAAAGGCTTTCAGCATGGTGACAAATCTTAAGAGATGTCGCAGAATTCACATAGAAgggaaaccttatgaatgtagtGAATGTCCAAAATCCTTCAGGTATAGGTCAAAACTCATAATACACCAGAGAACTCACACAGGGGAAAAGCCGTACAGATGTGATGAATGTCAGAAAGCTTTCAGTACCAAATGTCATCTCACTCTGCACCAGAgaactcatacaggagagaaaccgtATGGATGTACGGAGTGTCAGAAATCTTTCAGAACAAAGTATCATCTCATTCTACACCATAGgactcatacaggagagaaaccctatgaatgcaaagaatgtgggaaagcttaCAGGGAGAAGACGAAGCTCAGATTACATTACAGaacacacacaggagagaaacctttTGAGTGTAGTGATTGTGGGAAAGGTTTTATGCAGAAGTCAAACCTGATTATCCATCAAAGAATTCATACGGGAGATAAACCCTATGGATGTGGAGACTGTGAAAAGGCCTTCTGTAGTAAATCTCAGCTTGTTGTTCACCAGCGAATTCATACAGGAGAAAAATCTTATGAATGcagggaatgtgggaaagccttcaatAAAAACTCGCACCTCATGacacatcagagaattcatataggagagaaaccttatgaatgtagtGAATGTGGAAAAGCTTTTGTACACACATCACAGCTCATTGTACATCAGAGAAATCATACTGGAAGAAAACCGTATGAAtgcaaggaatgtgggaaagcttttaacAAAAAGTCACACTTTGTAACACAtgagagaattcatactggagagaagccatatgaatgcagtgaatgtggaaaagcTTTCATAGACAACTCACAGCTTATTGTTCATCGAAgaactcatacaggagagaaaccttatgaatgcaAGGAATGTAGGAAAGCCTTTAATAAAAGGTCATCTCTCATAacacatcagagaattcatacaggagagaagccttatgaatgcagtgaatgtggaaaGTCTTTTATAGACAAGTCACATCTCATTGTCCATCAGAgaactcatacaggagagaaaccctatgaatgcagtgaatgtggaaaagcTTTCATACGAAAGGCAATGCTCATTGTACATCAGAGGAcacatacaggagagaaaccctttgCGTGTCTTGAATGCCAGAAAGCTTTTAGCAGTATGGCAATGCTCAGTAGACATCAGTTgattcatacaggagagaaaccccaTGGATGCAATGAATGTGGAAAAACTTTCCGGCAAAAAAGCCATCTTATTATCCATCAACGATgccatactggagagaaaccctatggaTGCATTCCATGTGGTCAAATCTTCAACCAGAAGTCACAGCTCATTAGACATCAGAGAcgtcacacaggagagaaaccgtATCAGTGCACtcaatgtgggaaagcctttttTGAGAAATCATACCTCAATGTCCATCAGAGAAGTCATGCAGGACAGAAACCTTATGAATGCAGTCAGTGTGGGAAAACTTTCTCTGTCAAGTTCTTTCTTACTTCACATGAGGAAATTCATAGAGCAAAGAAGTCTCAGGAACACAGCGAGTGCTGGAAAGACTTTAGTGAGATGCCACATCTCACTGAATACAAAAGAATTCACACAAGAGAGACCCTTTGA